GTACAAGTGGTATATAATTATATTAAATTAGTAATAACTGTTTATTGAACATTGCTGTGGTGAGAGCTTCTGGTTTGCACCTTTCTGTTTAAATGCCCTAGGATTTACTGGTTGGGAGCTGATGAATGTATCTACTTTGTTTCTCTTAAATGAATAGACCAAATGTGTGATGTCATCCTTCCCTTTTAGATTACATGCAAACAGAGGTGACCTTTTCTTAAAGACAGTTTCTGAGTAAAATTGAGTGCATCAGTGAACTATGCAATATAGTTGGATTTGTTAGATCTGTTGCACTGCATTATTCAAAAGAGTGTGCATTTAAACATTACAGCATTCAAATGAACAATCATGTAAGAACAAGTCAATGTCTTGACTGTTTTTTTCTGATAGTTGTGACTTGCTATACCTTGCTTTTATAAAATAGAGGCCTCTACCCTGTTATCTTCTTAACTTTGTATTGGAACTTTAAGTTTGGTCTTGTTTTTTTGTTATAAAATGCCTATACAGAGTCAGTATGACTTCTGAAGTTCATATGTGTTTCTGTAGTCCTGTTCTAGTGTTGGACACAAGGGCGCATCATAtcgtgacctgggtacgatgataagtgagcaagggttgggtcgtcacctgaatggcgcgctacatctacgcccgggtgtagtgaaaaatgagcaagggtcttcgcacttctctcgacgggtgcgaagggtaaggaagctagccgagccaactaggattcgtataggtagctgtaacatagggtccctaacgggtaagttgcgagagctagttgatgcagcaattaggaggcgtgcaaatattctatgcgttcaggagactaaatggaagggccagaaggcgaaggaggttgaggatactggcttcaagctttggtacacgggagcaactccgggtaggaatggtgtaggcatcttgattgataggagccttaaggatggagtcgtagaggttagaaggcaaggcgaccggattatcctaatccggttggtagttggagattcggttttgaatgtgattagtgcctatgcccctcaggtaggccttagtgagagcaccaagatgtagttctcggaagatctagatagcatggttagtaccgtgcctaccagcgagaaactcttcataggaggagatctcaacggccatgtgggtgcgactaatgtagagttcgagcgagtgcacgggggttttgggtatggtagcaggagtcaagagggggaggatgtgttgaacttcgcgttagcctacgactcgttgatagcgaataccgtgtttaagaagagggaatcccatcttgtgacgtttcgtagtggacaacactcgagccagatcgactttatccttgctaggaggaaggttagacgtgattgcttagattgtaaggtgatacctggggagtgtgttgtccctcaacacaagcttgtggtggcggactttcgtcttcgggtacgtgtccatcgggacaaacgtgccaaaattgcgagaacaaagtggtggaagcttagaggggaagcggcacaagcgtttaaggaaatgATGCTAGGTGaagggccttgggaagaaggagaagatgcagatgacatgtggctaaagatggcaacatatgtttggaaggtggcctcagaggtgtttggcgtgagtaggggaggcaaacatgAGGTCACAAGgaatatacaaggtgagatcccttggtgtatgctctttgctgatgatgtggtgctagttgacaaGAGTAGGGCAggagttaataggaagttagagctgtggagacgcacgttagagtcgaaagggttcagacttagtaggaccaagaccgagtacatgatgtgcgatttcagcgcgactaggtatgaggggggagacgttagtctagatgggcaagttgtggttcagaaggatacttttcggtatttaggatcggtgctacaaaaggatgacgacattgatgaagatgttaggcatagaattttagctggctggttgaaatggcggcaaacTTCTGGCAtactttgtgacaagagggtgccacaaaagctaaaaggaaaattctataggacagcaattcgtccggcgatattatacggtgctgaatgttggcctacaaaaaggcgacatgtctagcaactgagtgtagcagagatgcggatgttgcggtggttttgcgggcacacaaggagggatagagagtccggaacgaagttattcgggataggatcggggtggcaccaattgaggagaaacttactcagcatcggctgagatggtttggacatgtccaacgaaggcctcctgaggcgccggtgcgtaatggggttcttaagcgggtcgataatgtaaagaggggtagaggtagacctaaactgacgtgtgatgagtcggttaagagagaccttaaggattggaatatctctaaagagatagctttggataggagcgcttgaagactagctatcaatgtgcctgaaccttgaacttatttctttcgggtttcatctctagcctaccccaacttgcttgggaaaaaaagctatgttgttgttgttattctAGTGTTGGACACTATAATTTCTTATGCTAAAATCAGCAGCGTAATTTCTGTAGTATTAAATAGTAGTTATGGAGGGAGGATTGAATTGCATGGTGAAATTGATAAGGCAATGACCCTTCGACCCTTCAAATTTCCATGTGGATTCTTTATGAAACTTAGGTTGGACTGCTATCTAATTGATACTAGCCTCTCTATATCTGTcctatttttttggaaaataatgctGGTGCCATGCTTTACTGATCTTTTTAAGAATCTTGTATTAACATTTTACAATTCTTGCAGCTTCAATACACTCCACAACATTTGGTGAGATTATTGCAAATCATTGTAGATGGAAACTGTGACATGGCCGTGAGACAGGTTGCAagtatccatttcaagaactttGTTGCGAAAAACTGGTCCCCTGTTGATCCTGGTATGTGAAGGTCAGTAGTTGCACACGATTTCTTATGTGTCTTGTGTTAACTTACACCCTTTTCTCGTTCTCTAGAAGAAAAGCAAAAAATACCAGAGACTGACAAATCCATGGTCCGTGAGAATATACTGGGCTTTGTCACGCAACTGCCTCCACTGCTAAGGTATACAACTTACTAACAATCAGCATGGCCTTTTTCTTCATGAACTTCTCATTAGGATCCTCCGGTAACCTTGCGGCAAAGTAGTGTAAAAAACTTCTGTGTATGGACAATCCAACAGGACCAAAGTTTGTGAacaaaattctttttttttgtgcctgttaatttgtaaatttgtaatatTCATCATCTGTTCAGGAGAACCGATCGTAACATTTTTAGAACTAGCAGATTTGAAAACAATCTGGTTAAAGAATATTGAGTGTGCCTCCTCAGAAGTCGGAACACATGGAACTATGGAAGGCAACTAGGCAAGACACAACTTATAATTCCAGTTATTGCTAGAGGGGTCTTCTAATTTTACAACATTTATTATGGCTTCAGTTTGTACATAGCCTCTGTGAGCATCATATGAAGTGTTCCTTTAATTTGTAATATGATACGGTTGCTTTTGTTGTTTCAAGATCTATTCTGTATATGCTCATATCATTTTGATCTTAACAGTATTATTAAGTCACAGTGTTATATGTTTATTTTATCATGATTTTTTGCAATTCTGCATCCTTGACCTTTTTAAAGAGTTCTTTATGGATAATTGAGATATGTTTCGTGGCTATATCTATAGAGCACAGCTTGGAGAAAGTATCAAGACCTTGATTGTTGTGGATTACCCTGAGCAGTGGCCTAACCTTCTACATTGGGTTACACATAACCTAGAATCACAGGACCAAATTTTTGGAGCTTTGTATGTACTAAGGATTCTTGCCCGGAAATATGAGTAAGTATAAATATACTGCTTTTGCTTTTGTCTATGTGAATTTATCTTTCTTTGTCTTGTGTGAAGCACGCTGATTTGTACTTGAAGCAATATTGTGACTCCTCATTCATGATTTATGCAAAACGAATGACATAAGCATTACTTTGTTCTCAAATGAAATCTGGATGTATGGTGAACGATATCCAAGCAGTGTGATGGTAGCTTGTCTTTTGTTTGTCTGCATTACTACACCATCTTATTTTCCCTTTCATGGTTTAAAGGTTCAAGTCAGAGGAAGAAAGAATACCTTTGTATCAAGTTGTTGAAGAATCTTTCCCTCGTTTGTTGAATATCTTCAGCAAACTTGTACAGATTCCAAATCCTCCAATTGAAGTAGCTGACTTGATCAAGCTGATATGCAAAATATTCTGGTCTTCAATTTATGTATGTTCTTGGCCTTATAGCTTAGCTGtactttctatttttttccttaATTACTTGTTGCTGATCCTGTCATGCATTTTATGCAGCTAGAAATTCCTAAACAACTCTTTGATCCAAATGTCTTCAATGCGTGGATGGTTTTGTTCTTGAATTTGTTGGAGAGGCCAGTTCCAGTGGAAGGACAACCATCAGACCCTGATGCTAGAAAATCTTGGGGGTGGTGGAAAGTCAAGAAATGGATTGCCCATATCTTAAACCGTCTATATACTCGGTCTGTATTCAATAGAAATGTTGTTAGGTTAGATAATCTGTAATTTTACTTAGTGTTTGTTCTTTATCAACAGGTTTGCTGATTTGAAGATTCAGAAACCCGAGAGCAAAGCTTTTGCTCAAATGTTTCAAAAGAACTATGCTGGAAAAATTTTGGGATGCCACTTACAGTTGCTCAATGCTATCCGTACAGGCGGCTATCTACCCGATAGAGTTATCAATCTTATTCTTCAATATCTCACCAACAGGTTCGTGTGATGAAAAGGCCCACAGCAGCATGTTGTTCTTGAAAGTAATTTTGCTGGTTTTGTATTGTTCTCATTGCCACTGTCGTtttggtttcttttttttcttctgtatTCTGTAATTAGATCTCACAGGTATCTGCTGTGTTCAGGTCTGTATTTGTTAGGCAATTTAGCAAGCCACTTACTTGATTAGCTTTCTGATGTCACAAATTCTGACCCACCATTAATACTGTTGAATATTTTTCTTGACTGCTATTTCCCTAGTGCGCTGTATATGGATTTGTTGCACAAACAGCTTATGTGCAAATATTTGCTCTCCACCAAGGGCAAGAGTGGAATTTGGTCCTCCCTCGCTCCAATATATATACCTTTGAGGGTCCGGAGCAAGGAGGAAAGCTCATTTCTACAGCCTTATTCTCTCATTCtttatctctctttctctttgcgtGGGATCCAGTCATCCGCCCTGGGAAGCATGTCGGGTGAAGCCTTAGGGCATACCTGTTTGGAACAACCTTTTCCATTGTTGCAACATCATTATACTGAACTCAGGGGAAATGTTATATCTAACTGATAATATATTCATCTTAGGGAAACTAatttgagttttttttataataataacTAATTTGAGCTTGATCTCTATCACTTTGTACATTGCATTTTTCATGCCACAATTAttgtgggtgtgggtgtgggtgggtgggttcTGTACTTCCTGTGTCCTTCATGTGATAATTAGTTTCGTAGTTTTTGAAATTTATGGCATCTGTCTATAAATAATGGGATATGTTGTTTATTGCAGTGTTACAAAGAACAGCATGTATCAACTGATGCAGCCGCAAATGGACATCATTATGTTTGAGATAATATTTCCACTATTGTGCTTCAATGACAATGATCAAATGTTGTGGGATGAAGATCCTCATGAATATGTCCGGAAAGGCTATGGTGACTTCTATTATCTCCTAAGCAGTCTTTTTCTGCATGTCAGCTCCACGTTCAGGCTTTTTTTTATTATATTAACCTACAATGCTGCTTCGTTTATTTTTTCTACAGATATTATTGAAGATTTGTATAGTCCTCGAACAGCTGCCATGGACTTTGTGAATGAACTTGTAAGAAAACGGGGAAAGGGCAACCTGCAAAAGTTTATACATTTTATTGTGGGAATATTTATGAGGTATGGCTTAGTCATTATTGTCATGAATACTGTGTCCATAGGCCATCTTATCTAATTCAAGATAACATTTGCAGGTATGACGAGGCATCTATTGAATTGAAGCCATATCGCCAAAAAGATGGTGCCCTTCTTGCCATTGGGACGTTATATGATAGGTTGAAGCAAACTGATCCATATAAGGGTGAGCTGGAGCGGATGTTGGTTCAGCATGTATTTCCAGAGTTTAGTAGTCATGTTGGACACTTGCGAGCAAAGGTAGTGCCCTCAACCTAACTAGTAGTTCCACCATTTTTCTTGCAAGCTAACTTACTTTGTTGTATATCCAAAAGCATCTGACGTCACAAGTTTGTTGTTACATTTCTTTTTGACAAATCTAAATGGTTTTAAACATATATTATCAATTTTGAGAAAGGCTTGCTTATGCATACCAAGTGATGCTTATCTTGGATGAGCGTTTGTCCTTGGGTGTATGATTGCTACTGAACAAGTACAACATATTTGAATAGTTTTCTTCTGCTCTCTGTTTTTGTACTTGCCTTTGTCATAGACTTGGTCTTGTTTTTGAAGTGTGCCATATTGAATCCAGTATTAATATGCATTATGTGCATGATTCATTCGTCTTTGTATGCATTTAACCATACTTTACTAGAGCTGGTAAGCTTGTGTATAGTGATTGGCATTTTTGCTGTATGGTATTGTATTTCTGGATTTCAATGGAGAAGGTTATTTGTAGCTTGGCCAATCATACGATGTTAAATACTGGTAGTTGCATTTACACGATTTTCTGGATAAATGTCCTACCTCTTAGTTAGGAGCTTAGGATTAGCCTGTCTGTTAGATAATTACCATGCTCTGGCTTAACCATTTCATGCTATTAGTAGTAGTAGCTCTAGCTCTTTTGACCAGCCATGGCTTGCCACTTGAATTTGGGCGGCAATGACTGGTGCATATAGCAGCAGCTGCAAGTGGCAGCAAGGTAGCAGTAGCAGTAGTAGTAGCAGTAGCAAGTAGCGGTAGAGGCTGCATTACACTATAGCCATACCTTGTATCTTGATTCACCTTTTTGACTGGCTGTGAATTTATggagagcagctgcagctcggcaggtCAAGCAGCTCCACTTCTTGTGTGCTCTTCCTgggttctttttcttcctcttatCTTGCTCATCTTCCACCTGCaaagtgtgtgtgagtgtgtgagtgTGAGGGATTGCCAACACTGTCGCAGTTAGAAATTGCTGTTTTTTCTAGCACCCTAGACCAATTTCATTAATGTTCTTAGAATGAAAGATATGATGATTGGAATATGCCAACTTTTGCTCAAGTTTGGGATAAGAAGCTGCATTGTTGTGCACTATAACTTTTTCTTGTAAAAAAACTAAAGTTACTTTGACATTATGCATCCGTTTTATTCAAGTACATCCTATTATACTTTATCAGTCCATTCCTGCTTTGTAGTTTGAGAAAATTCCCTATATGCTATCAAAATTTATCGTCATCCCTTACGTGCCATCGAAAATTTAGCAATCCCTTCAGGGCCATCGACTATTGATTTTTCATACCCTATATGCCATTCTGTTAAATATCCCCGTTAACGTCTCCGTCGTACCTTCAGCTCCGTCAGCACCACCACAGCGTCGAAACCACATCCACAGCGGCCCAGCCGAGCATGCCAGTTGCATCCACACCATCATGCTCAGAGTCTGCGCAGAGGTCCTCTAAATCCCCGTGGTTCCCTTTCCCTGACGGATGTATATGGGCATCGCTTTCTACTTCCTCTTCcaatctttcttcttcaattTCTATAGCTAGATTTCGCATTGCCGGATCCTGACCTCACCACGCTGCCCCTCTAGGTTCCACCAGGGAGCAGCTGGTGGGCGAGTGATTCGCGTTGGGGGCACTGATCTGCGCACCCGGGGGAGCAGCCTGCGAATGACGGGCAGCACGTACGGCAGCCAAATGCATGCACAGGTGCAAGAGATGGCGACCGCGTGGGCACAGGATGGCGCTGTGAAGCCCCGAGATGAAGGTGGTCATGATCCATGCCACCAGCCATGCATGATGAGTGAACCGTGGACTATGGGAGCGTTTGCGCTGGCGCGTGCATGTCACTGCCGACGCTACATCTGCTCGAATCCATGTCGCCACGGCATCCTCTGTAACTATAGACGAATCCCCTCGGCGGGCAGCTCCCAATGCATGCTCTCGGCAAGCTGCAGTGCCTCGACATACAGGGCACTTGAGCTGGTAAGGCAGCTCAAGCTAGTGGACATTTCCACAAGCAACCTTGCCAGCATCTCtcaacaagaagaggaagatgcaGGAGCTTAGGATTTCGTCAAACAAGCTCTCAGTAATAACATGAAACGATGCGATGGTGCTTGATGCCTGAAAAGCAAGGAAGAAGTGACACCACAGTTCTATCAATGGTGAAAGCGTAACGAGCATAGACTATAGAGGGCACTCTGCCAAGTAGCTCAAACTGTGATGAAAAGTAATGGAATGGCATATAGGGGAGGAAATTAAAACAGTGGCATTAAAAGGATGGTTAAACTTTCAATGGCACATAAGGGATGGCTATAATTTTCAATGGCATACATGGAATTTTCTCTTTTAGTTTTAGTCCTGTGTGCTTGCATATGTGTTTTCTTATTAcctttttctatatttttattCTATTTTGATTCTTTAATACTTGTTTTCCATTTGGTATACTTCCAAATGGTCTCAAACTGATATATTATATGAGTATTAGGCAGCATGGGTTGCTGGACAGTATGCACACATCAAGTTCTCAGACAAGAACAACTTTCGCAAAGCTATGCATTGTGTTATAGCTGGTATGCGTGATGCTGAACTTCCTGTCCGAGTTGATTCAGTGTTTGCCCTCCGTTCTTTTGTTGAAGCATGCACAGGCAAGATTTATTTGAATTTATAGTTCCATAGTCAATTCTTGATTTAGTGCTTTAGTTCATTAACCAAAAATAGTTTTGTTCTGCAGATCTGGATGAGATCCGGCCGATACTTCCTCAACTTCTCGATGGTATTCACTGAAACCACTTTTCTCAAACTTGTTTCTGATGGTGGGTTTAATAGTTTGCTTGTTTCTGTTGCAGAGTTTTTTAAGCTTATGAGTGAAGTTGAGAATGAGGACCTTGTCTTCACCCTTGAGACAATTGTCGACAGATTTGGTGAAGAGATGGCACCATATGCACTTGGCTTATGCCAGAGTCTGGTACGCAGCATAaactttattttccttttctaattctctCTATGTAATATATGGTTATGTGTATTCCATATAACTTCGTGCTTACTATTTTGATAGGCCGCTGCATTCTGGAGATGCATGGCTAGTTCAGAAGCTGATGAGGAAGCCGAGGATACTAGCGCTTTAGCTGCTGTTGGTTGCTTACGTGCCATAAGCACCATCCTTGAGTCCATTAGCAGTCTTCCTCATCTTTATATCCAAATAGAACACACCCTGTTGCCTATATTGCGCAAGATGTTGACTTCAGATGGTCAAGGTACCTTAAGGATCACAGATATGGAGATATTTACACTTGAGACCACATATATTGTTCAATTTTTACTTTTTGCAAATACATTTAGATTTAGGCATTGTTATTTTGAGCTCGTGCTTTTTGTTTAAACTAGAGTGATAGATCTttgaagatgctggatgcttgTAGGAAGTCTAATTAGTTTCTGCCCCCTAACATTGGGATGTATGGCAGAACCAATTATCTTAAGTTATTAGGAGATAAAGTATTTGTGTTAATATCAGTTTTTATTGAATCAATTTGGACCTTCATCCTCCATGTTCCCCTCATACACTCGAGTTTATATAACAGATGTCTATGAAGAGGTTCTGGAAATAGTCTCCTATATGACGTTTTACTCACCATCAATTTCATTGGACATGTGGAGCTTGTGGCCATTGATAATGGAGGCCCTTAATGATTGGGCCATAGATTTCTTCGAGAGTAAGTCTACTTTTGAATGGCAAGCTGTTAAATTGGGCACATTTTGAAAATTTGCTTTTGATCATGCATATTTCTTGTTCTGTTGTATGGCCTCCTATTTTACTGTTGTCTTTCAGTCTTTGTCTACTTGTCTGTACATATAATTGTAATTGAAAAATTGTTCATTGGCTAAATTAATATCTGAACCTTATTGTTGACTTCTATCAACCATTTTGCCATTTTTGTTCATATTTGCAAATTCAATTGTGTTGTGCTGGATCTTTGCCCATTATCATTTGACTATTTGCACCCTT
This sequence is a window from Panicum virgatum strain AP13 chromosome 7K, P.virgatum_v5, whole genome shotgun sequence. Protein-coding genes within it:
- the LOC120640549 gene encoding importin beta-like SAD2 isoform X2 gives rise to the protein MDLPSLVVVLRAALSHAPEERKAAEASLEQLQYTPQHLVRLLQIIVDGNCDMAVRQVASIHFKNFVAKNWSPVDPEKQKIPETDKSMVRENILGFVTQLPPLLRAQLGESIKTLIVVDYPEQWPNLLHWVTHNLESQDQIFGALYVLRILARKYEFKSEEERIPLYQVVEESFPRLLNIFSKLVQIPNPPIEVADLIKLICKIFWSSIYLEIPKQLFDPNVFNAWMVLFLNLLERPVPVEGQPSDPDARKSWGWWKVKKWIAHILNRLYTRFADLKIQKPESKAFAQMFQKNYAGKILGCHLQLLNAIRTGGYLPDRVINLILQYLTNSVTKNSMYQLMQPQMDIIMFEIIFPLLCFNDNDQMLWDEDPHEYVRKGYDIIEDLYSPRTAAMDFVNELVRKRGKGNLQKFIHFIVGIFMRYDEASIELKPYRQKDGALLAIGTLYDRLKQTDPYKGELERMLVQHVFPEFSSHVGHLRAKAAWVAGQYAHIKFSDKNNFRKAMHCVIAGMRDAELPVRVDSVFALRSFVEACTDLDEIRPILPQLLDEFFKLMSEVENEDLVFTLETIVDRFGEEMAPYALGLCQSLAAAFWRCMASSEADEEAEDTSALAAVGCLRAISTILESISSLPHLYIQIEHTLLPILRKMLTSDGQDVYEEVLEIVSYMTFYSPSISLDMWSLWPLIMEALNDWAIDFFENILVPLDNYVSRGTEHFLTCKDPDYQHSLWKALSSIMADQNMEDSDIVPAPKLIEVFFQNCKGQVDHWVEPYLRLTIDRLRRTEKPYLKSLLLQAIANTLYYNPSLALQKLHTLGVATEIFNLWFVMLQQVKRSGQRANFKREYAKKVCCLGLTSLIGLPASHVPGEALERIFKSTLELLVAYKDQVAESKRQNEAAAEDLDGFDADEEEEEVESDKEMGLDDEDGDGANNFNPESFAEVRGFHREDSEDDSDDEFSDDEELQTPIDEVDPFIFFVETIQALQASDPGRFQNLMQTLDFHYQALASGVAQHAEERKTEIAKEKLEKTNAQ
- the LOC120640549 gene encoding importin beta-like SAD2 isoform X3, which codes for MVRENILGFVTQLPPLLRAQLGESIKTLIVVDYPEQWPNLLHWVTHNLESQDQIFGALYVLRILARKYEFKSEEERIPLYQVVEESFPRLLNIFSKLVQIPNPPIEVADLIKLICKIFWSSIYLEIPKQLFDPNVFNAWMVLFLNLLERPVPVEGQPSDPDARKSWGWWKVKKWIAHILNRLYTRFADLKIQKPESKAFAQMFQKNYAGKILGCHLQLLNAIRTGGYLPDRVINLILQYLTNSVTKNSMYQLMQPQMDIIMFEIIFPLLCFNDNDQMLWDEDPHEYVRKGYDIIEDLYSPRTAAMDFVNELVRKRGKGNLQKFIHFIVGIFMRYDEASIELKPYRQKDGALLAIGTLYDRLKQTDPYKGELERMLVQHVFPEFSSHVGHLRAKAAWVAGQYAHIKFSDKNNFRKAMHCVIAGMRDAELPVRVDSVFALRSFVEACTDLDEIRPILPQLLDEFFKLMSEVENEDLVFTLETIVDRFGEEMAPYALGLCQSLAAAFWRCMASSEADEEAEDTSALAAVGCLRAISTILESISSLPHLYIQIEHTLLPILRKMLTSDGQDVYEEVLEIVSYMTFYSPSISLDMWSLWPLIMEALNDWAIDFFENILVPLDNYVSRGTEHFLTCKDPDYQHSLWKALSSIMADQNMEDSDIVPAPKLIEVFFQNCKGQVDHWVEPYLRLTIDRLRRTEKPYLKSLLLQAIANTLYYNPSLALQKLHTLGVATEIFNLWFVMLQQVKRSGQRANFKREYAKKVCCLGLTSLIGLPASHVPGEALERIFKSTLELLVAYKDQVAESKRQNEAAAEDLDGFDADEEEEEVESDKEMGLDDEDGDGANNFNPESFAEVRGFHREDSEDDSDDEFSDDEELQTPIDEVDPFIFFVETIQALQASDPGRFQNLMQTLDFHYQALASGVAQHAEERKTEIAKEKLEKTNAQ
- the LOC120640549 gene encoding importin beta-like SAD2 isoform X1; protein product: MDLPSLVVVLRAALSHAPEERKAAEASLEQLQYTPQHLVRLLQIIVDGNCDMAVRQVASIHFKNFVAKNWSPVDPEEKQKIPETDKSMVRENILGFVTQLPPLLRAQLGESIKTLIVVDYPEQWPNLLHWVTHNLESQDQIFGALYVLRILARKYEFKSEEERIPLYQVVEESFPRLLNIFSKLVQIPNPPIEVADLIKLICKIFWSSIYLEIPKQLFDPNVFNAWMVLFLNLLERPVPVEGQPSDPDARKSWGWWKVKKWIAHILNRLYTRFADLKIQKPESKAFAQMFQKNYAGKILGCHLQLLNAIRTGGYLPDRVINLILQYLTNSVTKNSMYQLMQPQMDIIMFEIIFPLLCFNDNDQMLWDEDPHEYVRKGYDIIEDLYSPRTAAMDFVNELVRKRGKGNLQKFIHFIVGIFMRYDEASIELKPYRQKDGALLAIGTLYDRLKQTDPYKGELERMLVQHVFPEFSSHVGHLRAKAAWVAGQYAHIKFSDKNNFRKAMHCVIAGMRDAELPVRVDSVFALRSFVEACTDLDEIRPILPQLLDEFFKLMSEVENEDLVFTLETIVDRFGEEMAPYALGLCQSLAAAFWRCMASSEADEEAEDTSALAAVGCLRAISTILESISSLPHLYIQIEHTLLPILRKMLTSDGQDVYEEVLEIVSYMTFYSPSISLDMWSLWPLIMEALNDWAIDFFENILVPLDNYVSRGTEHFLTCKDPDYQHSLWKALSSIMADQNMEDSDIVPAPKLIEVFFQNCKGQVDHWVEPYLRLTIDRLRRTEKPYLKSLLLQAIANTLYYNPSLALQKLHTLGVATEIFNLWFVMLQQVKRSGQRANFKREYAKKVCCLGLTSLIGLPASHVPGEALERIFKSTLELLVAYKDQVAESKRQNEAAAEDLDGFDADEEEEEVESDKEMGLDDEDGDGANNFNPESFAEVRGFHREDSEDDSDDEFSDDEELQTPIDEVDPFIFFVETIQALQASDPGRFQNLMQTLDFHYQALASGVAQHAEERKTEIAKEKLEKTNAQ